A region from the Arachis ipaensis cultivar K30076 chromosome B01, Araip1.1, whole genome shotgun sequence genome encodes:
- the LOC107638483 gene encoding pentatricopeptide repeat-containing protein At1g10910, chloroplastic (The sequence of the model RefSeq protein was modified relative to this genomic sequence to represent the inferred CDS: added 43 bases not found in genome assembly) — protein MEIQIFSLSSSVVLPFPSQSGLAFRPLTPPPRATTSTTTTTTSTTTPPPHSQSSSSIRVMKIRKDSNNSFSARNSAKLEIQQASHLPSALARVGEILTVKDLNAILHHFGNANISEHASQLFSWMQENDKLDASSYSHYMRFMASKFDVAKMLQLYSSIQDVSIKSNVYVCNSVLSFLVRKGKLDTSLKLFQQMKEDGLVPDVVTYSTLLSGCIKVNDRYPKALELIQELQHNELQMDGVIYGAILAVCASNSKLEEAEYYFNKMKNEGQAPNVYHYSSLLNAYSACGNYKKADMLVKQMKSEGLVPNKVILTTLLKVYVKGGLFEKSRESLAELKSLGYAEDEMPYCILMDGLAKAGQFEEAKLTFDEMIKNNVKSDGYAHSIMISAYCRAKLFREAKQLANDFEATSDKYDIVILNSMLCAFCRAGEMESVMETLRKMDKMAISPDYKTFNILIKYFCREKMYPLAFRTMEDMISKGYQPAEELCSTLIYHLGRIKAYVEAFSVYNMLKYSKRTMCKATHEKILHILLAGNLLKDAYVVVKDNATYISRAAIRKFACAFLKSGNINLMNDVMKTLQDSGYKIDQDLFQMAISRYLGHPEKKDLLLHLLQWMPGQGYVLDSSTRNLILKNSHLFGRQLIAEVLSKQKLMSKSHKPQ, from the exons ATGGAGATTCAGAtattttcattatcatcatcgGTGGTTCTTCCTTTTCCTTCCCAATCCGGGTTAGCGTTTCGCCCATTAACACCACCACCAAGAGCCACcacttccaccaccaccaccaccacttccaCCACCACTCCACCACCTCATAGTCAAAGCTCTAGCTCCATCCGAGTAATGAAAATTCGAAAGGATTCCAACAATTCCTTCTCCGCAAGAAATTCCGCCAAACTTGAAATTCAGCAAGCTTCTCATTTGCCCTCTGCTCTTGCAAG GGTAGGAGAAATTTTGACAGTTAAGGACCTAAATGCCATTTTGCACCACTTCGGCAATGCAAACATATCCGAACACGCATCTCAG CTATTTTCATGGATGCAAGAAAATGACAAGCTTGATGCATCATCTTACTCTCATTATATGAGGTTCATGGCAAGTAAATTCGATGTGGCTAAGATGTTGCAGCTGTACAGCAGCATTCAAGATGTATCAATCAAGAGCAATGTCTATGTGTGTAACTCTGTTCTTAGTTTTCTGGTCAGGAAGGGCAAGCTCGATACTTCTCTGAAACTGTTCCAGCAGATGAAAGAAGATGGTCTAGTCCCTGATGTTGTTACATATAGCACG CTTCTTTCAGGTTGCATTAAAGTTAATGACAGATATCCTAAAGCACTGGAGCTAATTCAGGAATTGCAACACAATGAACTGCAGATGGATGGAGTAATTTACGGGGCAATTCTAGCAGTGTGTGCTTCCAATAGTAAATTGGAAGAAGCAGAATACTATTTTAACAAGATGAAGAATGAAGGTCAAGCTCCAAATGTCTATCATTATAGCTCTTTGCTCAACGCGTATTCAGCATGTGGAAACTACAAAAAAGCTGATATGCTGGTTAAACAGATGAAATCTGAAGGGTTAGTACCAAACAAG GTCATTTTGACAACCTTACTAAAGGTTTATGTTAAAGGAGGATTGTTTGAGAAGTCCAGAGAATCATTAGCTGAACTAAAATCTTTGGGCTATGCTGAAGATGAG ATGCCATACTGTATATTGATGGACGGCCTAGCTAAGGCAGGACAATTTGAAGAAGCTAAACTAACTTTTGATGAAATgattaaaaacaatgtcaaatCTG ATGGCTATGCGCACAGTATCATGATATCAGCATATTGCCGAGCCAAGCTTTTTCGGGAGGCAAAGCAGTTGGCAAATGATTTTGAAGCAACCTCGGACAAATACGACATAGTTATTTTGAATTCAATGCTCTGTGCTTTCTGCAGAGCTGGTGAAATGGAAAGCGTAATGGAAACACTAAGAAAAATGGATAAAATGGCAATCAGTCCTGACTACAAAACCTTCAATATACTAATCA AATGGAAGACATGATTAGTAAAGGCTATCAACCAGCAGAG GAACTCTGTTCTACTCTAATATATCACCTTGGTCGAATCAAAGCTTATGTTGAGGCATTTTCCGTTTATAATATGTTGAAGTATAGCAAGAGAACGATGTGCAAGGCAACTCATGAGAAGATTCTACACATTCTGCTAGCAGGAAATCTTTTGAAAGATGCCTATGTGGTAGTCAAG GATAATGCAACCTACATTTCTCGCGCTGCCATCAGAAAATTTGCATGTGCATTTCTGAAGTCTGGTAACATCAACTTGATGAATGATGTTATGAAGACCCTCCAAGATAGTGGCTACAAGATTGATCAG GATTTATTTCAGATGGCTATATCGCGGTATTTAGGTCATCCTGAAAAGAAGGACTTGCTTCTACACTTGCTGCAATGGATGCCAGGTCAAGGCTACGTGCTTGATTCATCAACAAGGAACCTAATCCTCAAGAATTCACACTTATTTGGTCGCCAACTTATTGCTGAGGTCTTGTCCAAGCAAAAGCTGATGTCAAAATCACACAAACCTCAATAG
- the LOC107638137 gene encoding CBS domain-containing protein CBSX3, mitochondrial yields the protein MQGGFRSILSHGNVVKSAILQRMRMVNSPQLQPLVLKRFESSAAPARMEEHGFESTTISDILKVKGKSADGSWLWCTTNDSVYDAVQSMTQHNVGALVVVKSDEQKSIAGIITERDYLRKIIVQGRSSKSTKVGDIMTEENKLITVTPDTKVLKAMQLMTDNRIRHIPVINDKGMIGMVSIGDVVRAVVSEHRQELDRLNAYIQGGY from the exons atgcaaggaGGATTCCGTTCGATTTTGTCCCATGGCAACGTTGTCAAGAGCGCAATTCTGCAGAGAATGCGCATGGTGAATTCCCCTCAATTGCAGCCTCTTGTGCTTAAGAGGTTCGAGTCGTCTGCTGCTCCGGCTCGCATGGAGGAGCATGGATTCGAGAGCACCACGATTTCCGACATCTTGAAGGTGAAGGGGAAAAGCGCAGATGGATCTTGGCTGTGGTGCACCACGAATGACTCTGTTTATGATGCTGTTCAATCG ATGACTCAGCACAATGTGGGAGCATTGGTTGTTGTGAAGTCTGATGAACAAAAGTCAATTGCGGGAATTATAACAGAAAGAG ATTACCTCAGGAAGATTATTGTGCAGGGAAGATCATCCAAGTCGACTAAGGTCGGAGACATCATGACAGAGGAG AACAAGCTCATCACTGTCACACCTGATACCAAAGTTCTAAAAGCAATGCAATTGATGACAG ATAACAGAATCAGACACATTCCTGTGATCAATGATAAGGGAATGATAGGCATGGTGTCCATAGGAGACGTGGTTCGTGCAGTGGTGAGCGAGCACCGACAGGAACTCGATCGTCTGAATGCTTACATACAAGGAGGTTACTAA
- the LOC107638303 gene encoding RNA-directed DNA methylation 4, with translation MAESSSVAPPLKPVVVRVKRKPSQSPVDAFWLEINERPLKRPLLDFGNLSISDSAQKVEFRNKKVFMQHVETICSSEVAFDVVQSFMDPGSRGASESKSKIEQRKKNFFKMDNKQEQLLQKAKQEKESSAKDARFEQIWKRRKGGKTAEQEKSLQEICQFYDIVRVDSEENSKEVQQEELSLEDQRLLSSYLPLLREFIPNAAEEIEADMVAQSKQEAYVYDFYTVKDETDVNNVDDSSSYSYPLVQVNDDEEYYDGPDYSDYETDDSNAEDNPLNDYPEEISEEEDEEVKDSEHESEECEHEKDSDEDEDLEHEGLSKDDGADPLFDEEFDDYHGDNTSDAEDVDNDDWKWSHR, from the coding sequence ATGGCTGAGAGCTCTTCAGTTGCACCGCCACTGAAGCCCGTCGTCGTTAGGGTCAAACGGAAACCCTCTCAATCCCCAGTTGATGCTTTCTGGCTGGAAATCAATGAGAGGCCATTGAAGCGCCCTCTTTTGGATTTTGGCAATTTGTCAATCTCTGATTCTGCCCAAAAAGTAGAATTTCGTAACAAGAAGGTTTTCATGCAACATGTGGAAACAATATGCAGCTCTGAAGTAGCCTTTGATGTTGTGCAATCTTTCATGGATCCTGGGTCGAGGGGTGCATCTGAATCTAAATCGAAAATTGAGCAGAGGAAGAAGAACTTCTTCAAAATGGATAATAAGCAAGAGCAGTTGTTGCAAAAAGCTAAACAAGAAAAAGAGTCTTCAGCAAAAGATGCTCGCTTTGAACAAATATGGAAGAGAAGGAAGGGTGGCAAAACGGCAGAGCAAGAAAAATCACTACAAGAAATATGCCAGTTCTATGACATTGTTCGTGTTGATAGTGAAGAAAACTCTAAAGAGGTGCAACAGGAAGAGTTGTCGTTGGAGGATCAGAGACTCTTGTCTAGCTACCTCCCTTTACTGAGAGAGTTTATTCCTAATGCTGCTGAAGAGATTGAAGCTGACATGGTTGCTCAATCCAAACAAGAGGCTTATGTCTATGACTTCTATACTGTGAAGGACGAGACAGATGTAAATAATGTTGATGATTCTTCTTCATATTCCTATCCACTAGTCcaagtcaatgatgatgaggaataTTATGATGGGCCAGATTATTCGGATTACGAGACTGATGATTCAAATGCTGAAGACAATCCGCTGAATGATTATCCAGAAGAGATTTCTGAAGAGGAGGATGAAGAGGTTAAAGACTCTGAGCACGAATCAGAAGAATGCGAGCATGAGAAGGATAGTGATGAAGATGAGGATCTAGAGCATGAGGGCCTTTCCAAAGATGATGGTGCTGATCCTCTATTTGATGAGGAATTTGATGATTATCATGGTGATAACACTTCTGATGCAGAAGATGTGGATAATGACGATTGGAAATGGTCTCACCGATGA
- the LOC107638230 gene encoding F-box/kelch-repeat protein At3g06240-like isoform X2: MLPFDLIIEILTRLPLTTLLRFRSVCKSWNSLITDPSFALNHLHASSPRRLIFTRLADPYFTDYSLSSAFTSTSAATTRLFPSAVPGSHFHHSIVGSCNGLLCLLTVSRNLLLWNPSTGKFRNLPSLEDQRFSVVTSGFGYDHVTHSYKVVVVLYIKNHEFDSRVHTLGSDSWRRIQHFPLSSTACCPGRFVSGMLNWLDKNRFIVSLDLALESYRRISLPDFGGNNTDEFELTLEVFKNSLCVLSCCSHFTDVWIMKDYGIAESWTKLLCVPDLIYYPEFLGFDFNVPRATRAICISDEDDEILLELWLDMEQKFVVYIEKFDSRVSSEVCENY, from the exons ATGCTTCCATTCGACCTCATCATCGAAATCCTCACTCGTCTCCCACTCACCACCCTCCTCCGATTCCGTTCCGTATGCAAGTCATGGAATTCCCTCATCACCGATCCCTCTTTCGCCCTCAACCATCTCCATGCATCCTCCCCCCGCCGCCTCATCTTCACGCGCCTTGCTGATCCTTATTTCACCGATTACTCTCTCTCCTCCGCCTTCACCTCCACCTCTGCCGCCACAACTCGCCTCTTCCCTTCCGCTGTCCCCGGCTCCCACTTCCACCACTCCATAGTCGGATCCTGTAACGGCCTCCTCTGTCTCTTAACCGTTTCCAGAAATCTCCTTCTCTGGAATCCGTCCACCGGAAAGTTCAGAAACTTGCCGTCGTTGGAAGATCAACGCTTCTCCGTCGTTACCTCGGGATTCGGCTACGATCACGTGACTCACAGTTACAAGGTGGTGGTTGTTCTTTACATTAAGAATCATGAATTCGACTCTAGGGTTCATACTTTGGGATCTGATTCCTGGAGAAGGATTCAGCACTTTCCTCTCAGCAGCACTGCGTGTTGTCCTGGAAGATTCGTGAGCGGCATGCTTAATTGGTTGGATAAGAATCGGTTCATTGTTTCTCTCGATTTGGCATTGGAGTCGTATCGACGAATTTCGCTTCCTGATTTCGGAGGTAACAATACTGATGAGTTTGAATTGACATTAGAGGTCTTCAAGAACAGTTTATGCGTTCTCTCATGCTGTAGCCATTTCACTGATGTTTGGATCATGAAGGATTATGGAATTGCAGAGTCTTGGACTAAGCTGTTGTGTGTGCCTGATTTGATATATTATCCTGAATTCCTTGGATTCGATTTCAATGTTCCGCGCGCTACAAGGGCGATTTGTATTTCCGACGAAGATGATGAGATACTATTGGAGCTGTGGTTGGACATGGAGCAGAAGTTTGTTGTCTA CATCGAGAAATTCGACAGCCGCGTATCTTCGGAG GTTTGTGAGAATTACTGA
- the LOC107638230 gene encoding F-box/kelch-repeat protein At3g06240-like isoform X1: MLPFDLIIEILTRLPLTTLLRFRSVCKSWNSLITDPSFALNHLHASSPRRLIFTRLADPYFTDYSLSSAFTSTSAATTRLFPSAVPGSHFHHSIVGSCNGLLCLLTVSRNLLLWNPSTGKFRNLPSLEDQRFSVVTSGFGYDHVTHSYKVVVVLYIKNHEFDSRVHTLGSDSWRRIQHFPLSSTACCPGRFVSGMLNWLDKNRFIVSLDLALESYRRISLPDFGGNNTDEFELTLEVFKNSLCVLSCCSHFTDVWIMKDYGIAESWTKLLCVPDLIYYPEFLGFDFNVPRATRAICISDEDDEILLELWLDMEQKFVVYNFSDDSFRPAGIEKFDSRVSSEVCENY; encoded by the exons ATGCTTCCATTCGACCTCATCATCGAAATCCTCACTCGTCTCCCACTCACCACCCTCCTCCGATTCCGTTCCGTATGCAAGTCATGGAATTCCCTCATCACCGATCCCTCTTTCGCCCTCAACCATCTCCATGCATCCTCCCCCCGCCGCCTCATCTTCACGCGCCTTGCTGATCCTTATTTCACCGATTACTCTCTCTCCTCCGCCTTCACCTCCACCTCTGCCGCCACAACTCGCCTCTTCCCTTCCGCTGTCCCCGGCTCCCACTTCCACCACTCCATAGTCGGATCCTGTAACGGCCTCCTCTGTCTCTTAACCGTTTCCAGAAATCTCCTTCTCTGGAATCCGTCCACCGGAAAGTTCAGAAACTTGCCGTCGTTGGAAGATCAACGCTTCTCCGTCGTTACCTCGGGATTCGGCTACGATCACGTGACTCACAGTTACAAGGTGGTGGTTGTTCTTTACATTAAGAATCATGAATTCGACTCTAGGGTTCATACTTTGGGATCTGATTCCTGGAGAAGGATTCAGCACTTTCCTCTCAGCAGCACTGCGTGTTGTCCTGGAAGATTCGTGAGCGGCATGCTTAATTGGTTGGATAAGAATCGGTTCATTGTTTCTCTCGATTTGGCATTGGAGTCGTATCGACGAATTTCGCTTCCTGATTTCGGAGGTAACAATACTGATGAGTTTGAATTGACATTAGAGGTCTTCAAGAACAGTTTATGCGTTCTCTCATGCTGTAGCCATTTCACTGATGTTTGGATCATGAAGGATTATGGAATTGCAGAGTCTTGGACTAAGCTGTTGTGTGTGCCTGATTTGATATATTATCCTGAATTCCTTGGATTCGATTTCAATGTTCCGCGCGCTACAAGGGCGATTTGTATTTCCGACGAAGATGATGAGATACTATTGGAGCTGTGGTTGGACATGGAGCAGAAGTTTGTTGTCTACAATTTCAGTGATGACAGTTTTAGGCCTGCTGGCATCGAGAAATTCGACAGCCGCGTATCTTCGGAG GTTTGTGAGAATTACTGA